The genome window TCGGGGTCATCCCCGAGAAACTGCGGGCCAAGGAGATCTTCCACTCCGGCCTGAGCGAGCTGCACGTGGTGGATTCCATGCACGAGCGCAAGGCGCTCATGGCCGAGCTCTCCAACGCCTTCATCGCCCTGCCCGGCGGCATCGGCACCTTCGAGGAATTCTTCGAGGTGCTGACCTGGAACCAGATCGGCTACCACGAGAAGCCCTGCGGTCTGTTGAACATCAACGGCTACTACGCCAAGCTGGCGTCGTTCCTGGACGACGTGGTGGGCCAGGGCTTTCTGGTGCAGGAGCACCGCGACATGGTGCTGACGGGTGCGACGCCCGAGGAGCTGCTGGAGCGGTTCCTCACCTACGAGGCACCGGAAGTGGAAAAATGGATCGAACTCAAGAAACGGCTCTAGCCGTTCAGGGATACACGCATGAAATGCGCCGAATGTGAAAGACGCGAATGCGACAAGGGCAAGGACTGCACGCCCTTCCGCCAGGAAATGATCGACGCCTGCACGCAGGACAAGGATGTCGAGCGCATGATGCAGGTGGCCGACA of Salidesulfovibrio onnuriiensis contains these proteins:
- a CDS encoding TIGR00730 family Rossman fold protein — encoded protein: MKRVCVFCGSNPGNSPAYAEAAQNLGRTLAERNITVVYGGSSVGLMGRVADAALEAGGEVIGVIPEKLRAKEIFHSGLSELHVVDSMHERKALMAELSNAFIALPGGIGTFEEFFEVLTWNQIGYHEKPCGLLNINGYYAKLASFLDDVVGQGFLVQEHRDMVLTGATPEELLERFLTYEAPEVEKWIELKKRL